The Salvelinus alpinus chromosome 35, SLU_Salpinus.1, whole genome shotgun sequence genome window below encodes:
- the LOC139564700 gene encoding zinc finger protein 91 isoform X1, with translation MEDISAVTIKYEGGHEQESEDVSENVTKKTENSANKSAKDDSTDRDGLFRCLDCGEAFGEEAAYQEHQHEHTHDGPIVCLDSDSQLDGLLVSESGGQRTLCCALCGRKFADSRGFYSHQVKHRNEALKQSTPVLQSTPVAQSTAGPQSTPDQSLGVAKQYVYECEDCGKSYTSMGSFISHTRSHKQASKSVFHELAHLKKKSFECQTCGRCYSRSSALDAHRRCHEVKLIPKSRKRDAEKQPPAEEPASATEDSNKASEQVDGAQENLFGCSCGKTFRAQSGLKTHQRFSHNDKCSPEKLKRKPKKFDCSECEKTFSSYAGMLCHQRYHMKRGGSSDKRFPCEECGKVFTTLTFYYKHQRLAHTEETPAKSFLHQVCQLQKKAFECQECGLRFSRASALQSHRLCHNDVFGRTEKESQTQTSPLPQHKLLLDNKTETETFALGAIVYPQDTSQTLVTERDPCFCETDGDAEADGTDDVNVEVISISASDGSVRDEEESLQELNPDLELLCESDQDGKEEMDAVLCPTEYISSTLKSKPEIDLKIVQIDFPPFVGEGAQTEKVQGQDPPKRFNCPECYRWFTSAASLRSHKLWHRVDGKKLWNPEKDIFKCDVCGFATTHRKTYHNHMRKHDGRKPHKSVLYQLAGLQKNSFKCEVCGKCFSRMSALHSHQQQHPKSKAHPCPDCEKTYSNASGLYNHRKSCHAQTPTQDEVSDTKSEVFNPKKTLLGPKVYYCERCGKGFWSLGAYTHHKQNQAQCAHLKEKHEPTVSSHSVNDPPRVRGKVACPVCRKKFRHQGIMKSHMRKHENGNHRCELCSKSFRMFSSLLRHQVVHNAQILPPPIKSFQHQVEQVKKNAYSCPDCGKLFSRAKALKFHMKSHGYETDYSASSPKSALELEGLKCSTCLSHFSNKSSLHTHRKQCGKIKTVSKSHKEDIVQHDTVPKAKKLKCPSCPSLFNNLLSLQYHRKECGKPRAVAGLDVKAKGGLEKVTKCIVKDLVKTTLSNNSGTEKITKSVTEKERGEQTDTNESLTLKKAATIDTTDLKYKCKECERSFAVVGALNFHKRIHVLGHKSKVKPKLKFQVAAIPEKPKQPKKAEQTIKGQFCCPECGRRFITNAALGTHRRWHTDKKFAGSLIKDNNINSVGHKSVDEGPFQCNKCGKGFFYLCVLRRHQLYYPPCQTKAEPEPAADTSMEGNRKPSHAEFACPECNKTFVKGSLLAAHYESEHNKPIESADLQGDQSLTMSIEEVPEQPATSHSKSEAIPLKKPKLKLNLHQCPHCDMSFLKVRGLRAHKWQAHSQGKKVKSKGTLAESGDSVAINNLATKGNELANESKDLVTENKGTVVKTKHYVTKSKNAVGRRRKKGRPGFKSIPCVDCGKRYSSSGALYNHKKICGVLKQEVNPGMAEVVEEEPSPPTPLYEQTIKCLFKCDKCGKAFPTEEQLGTHKDLAKSRPHSCALCCRGYWTETQLQQHLAWHDEVRRRLPTELRYRLSASVSTGPAKLNVPLPDLKAKSSLKPPPTPPSRPQNSHKCQHCGKAFLSPGALHKHEAQHDSDGSYRCSLCPRTFSEIRDLIDHHQECMGDDKGQRDPYTAVSSRDTDGLTCIECGMRFSRELELHQHYIEHARGAY, from the coding sequence GGGATGGGCTTTTCCGCTGTCTGGATTGTGGAGAAGCCTTTGGGGAGGAGGCGGCCTACCAGGAGCATCAACATGAGCACACCCATGATGGCCCAATAGTCTGCCTGGACTCTGACTCCCAGTTGGATGGCTTGCTTGTTTCAGAGAGTGGGGGCCAACGTACACTATGTTGCGCTCTTTGTGGGCGCAAATTTGCAGACTCAAGGGGTTTTTACTCACACCAGGTCAAACACCGTAATGAAGCCCTCAAGCAGTCAACTCCTGTTTTGCAATCAACTCCTGTGGCCCAGTCAACAGCTGGGCCCCAGTCAACTCCTGATCAGAGCTTGGGGGTGGCTAAGCAGTATGTCTATGAATGTGAAGACTGTGGTAAATCCTATACTTCGATGGGCTCTTTCATCAGTCATACACGCTCACACAAGCAAGCTTCCAAATCAGTTTTCCATGAGCTGGCACACCTGAAAAAGAAGTCCTTTGAGTGTCAAACTTGTGGTCGCTGTTACTCCCGTTCATCAGCTCTTGATGCTCACCGCCGTTGTCATGAGGTCAAACTAATCCCAAAGTCCCGCAAAAGGGATGCAGAGAAGCAACCACCCGCAGAGGAGCCTGCCAGTGCAACAGAGGACAGTAACAAAGCTTCTGAACAGGTAGATGGGGCACAGGAAAATCTGTTTGGGTGTTCATGTGGCAAAACATTTCGTGCCCAGTCTGGCCTGAAAACACACCAACGATTTAGCCATAATGACAAATGTTCTCCTGAAAAGCTTAAGAGAAAACCCAAAAAATTTGACTGCAGTGAGTGTGAGAAGACCTTCAGTTCTTACGCCGGCATGCTCTGCCATCAACGCTATCATATGAAACGAGGTGGTAGTAGTGACAAAAGGTTTCCATGtgaggagtgtggcaaagtctTCACAACGCTCACATTCTACTACAAGCACCAGCGTTTGGCTCATACTGAAGAGACTCCAGCAAAGTCTTTCCTTCATCAGGTTTGCCAGCTCCAGAAGAAAGCGTTTGAGTGTCAGGAGTGTGGGCTCCGGTTTTCCAGGGCCTCGGCTCTCCAGTCCCATCGGCTTTGCCACAATGATGTTTTTGGACGGACTGAGAAAGAATCCCAGACACAAACATCCCCACTACCTCAACATAAGCTATTACTGGATAACAAGACAGAAACTGAAACATTTGCTTTAGGGGCCATTGTCTACCCACAGGACACCTCTCAGACCCTTGTGACCGAGAGAGACCCCTGTTTCTGTGAAACGGATGGGGATGCAGAAGCTGATGGAACTGATGATGTCAATGTAGAGGTGATCAGTATAAGTGCCTCAGATGGCTCTGTAAGGGATGAAGAAGAGTCACTACAAGAACTCAACCCTGATCTTGAATTACTGTGTGAATCAGACCAGGATGGAAAAGAGGAGATGGATGCTGTGTTGTGTCCAACGGAGTACATCTCTAGTACACTTAAGTCTAAACCAGAGATTGATCTGAAAATTGTACAAATTGACTTTCCGCCATTTGTAGGCGAAGGAGCTCAAACGGAGAAGGTTCAGGGACAAGACCCACCTAAAAGATTTAACTGTCCTGAGTGTTACCGCTGGTTTACCAGTGCTGCATCTTTGCGCTCTCACAAACTGTGGCACAGAGTAGATGGCAAAAAACTATGGAATCCTGAAAAGGATATTTTCAAGTGCGATGTTTGTGGGTTTGCCACTACACATCGGAAAACGTACCACAATCACATGCGAAAACACGATGGCCGAAAACCCCACAAGAGTGTATTGTACCAGCTTGCCGGACTACAGAAGAATAGCTTCAAATGTGAGGTGTGTGGAAAGTGTTTCTCACGCATGTCTGCTCTACACTCTCATCAGCAACAGCATCCAAAAAGCAAAGCTCATCCCTGTCCAGATTGTGAGAAGACTTACTCTAATGCCAGTGGTTTGTACAACCACCGCAAAAGCTGCCACGCTCAAACCCCCACCCAAGATGAAGTATCAGACACTAAAAGTGAAGTGTTTAATCCAAAGAAGACTTTATTAGGCCCAAAGGTTTATTATTGCGAGCGATGTGGGAAGGGCTTCTGGTCATTGGGTGCTTACACTCACCACAAGCAGAATCAAGCTCAGTGTGCACATTTGAAGGAGAAGCATGAGCCAACAGTGTCTTCACATTCTGTCAATGACCCTCCACGTGTTCGTGGTAAAGTTGCCTGCCCTGTATGCAGAAAGAAATTTCGTCACCAAGGCATTATGAAATCTCATATGAGGAAGCACGAGAATGGGAATCATAGATGTGAACTTTGTAGCAAGTCTTTTCGCATGTTCTCAAGCCTCCTCAGGCACCAGGTTGTACATAATGCTCAAATCCTCCCACCACCTATCAAGTCTTTTCAACATCAGGTAGAACAAGTGAAGAAGAACGCATACAGCTGCCCTGATTGTGGAAAACTGTTTTCACGAGCTAAGGCACTTAAATTCCACATGAAGAGCCATGGTTATGAGACCGACTACTCTGCCTCATCGCCTAAATCTGCTCTTGAGCTAGAGGGGCTGAAGTGTTCAACATGCCTTTCCCATTTCAGCAACAAATCCTCATTGCACACCCACCGAAAACAGTGTGGCAAGATAAAGACGGTCAGTAAAAGCCACAAGGAGGATATTGTCCAACATGACACAGTTCCTAAAGCGAAGAAGCTCAAATGTCCCTCCTGCCCTTCTCTTTTCAACAATTTACTGTCATTGCAGTATCATCGAAAAGAATGTGGCAAGCCGAGGGCAGTTGCAGGCTTGGATGTCAAAGCGAAAGGAGGTTTAGAGAAGGTCACAAAGTGCATTGTCAAAGACCTTGTGAAAACAACTCTGTCAAACAACTCGGGCACTGAGAAAATTACTAAATCTGTTACTGAGAAGGAACGTGGTGAACAAACGGACACCAATGAGTCCCTAACCTTGAAGAAAGCTGCCACAATCGACACAACTGATCTGAAATATAAATGTAAAGAGTGTGAGAGAAGCTTTGCTGTTGTAGGAGCACTGAATTTCCATAAAAGGATTCATGTTCTGGGTCACAAGTCTAAAGTAAAACCGAAGCTGAAATTTCAAGTGGCCGCAATCCCTGAAAAACCCAAGCAACCCAAAAAGGCAGAGCAAACAATTAAAGGCCAATTCTGTTGTCCAGAATGCGGAAGACGTTTTATCACCAATGCAGCCCTTGGCACTCACAGACGATGGCACACAGATAAGAAGTTTGCTGGTTCACTGATAAAAGATAACAATATAAATTCTGTTGGGCACAAGTCAGTGGATGAGGGACCTTTTCAGTGCAACAAGTGTGGAAAGGGCTTCTTTTACCTGTGTGTTCTCCGCCGACACCAGTTGTATTACCCGCCATGTCAGACCAAAGCCGAACCAGAGCCCGCAGCTGACACCAGCATGGAAGGCAACCGCAAACCCTCACACGCTGAATTTGCATGTCCAGAATGTAACAAAACTTTTGTCAAGGGCTCACTTTTAGCAGCTCACTATGAAAGTGAGCATAACAAACCCATTGAGTCTGCAGATCTTCAGGGGGACCAGTCCTTGACCATGTCCATTGAAGAGGTCCCGGAGCAGCCTGCCACATCACACAGCAAGTCTGAAGCCATTCCATTAAAGAAGCCAAAGCTTAAATTAAATCTTCACCAGTGTCCTCATTGTGATATGAGCTTCTTGAAGGTTCGAGGCTTGCGTGCCCACAAATGGCAGGCCCACTCCCAGGGCAAGAAGGTTAAGAGCAAGGGCACTTTGGCTGAGAGCGGGGACTCTGTTGCGATAAACAACTTGGCTACCAAGGGAAATGAACTGGCTAATGAGAGTAAGGACTTAGTTACAGAAAACAAAGGCACGGTTGTCAAAACCAAACACTATGTTACAAAGAGTAAGAATGCTGTTGGCAGAAGGAGGAAGAAAGGTCGACCAGGTTTCAAATCCATCCCTTGCgttgactgtgggaagagatacaGTTCTTCTGGGGCACTCTATAATCACAAGAAGATCTGTGGAGTGCTCAAGCAGGAAGTTAATCCAGGAATGGCAGAAGTAGTGGAAGAGGAACCCTCTCCACCAACCCCCCTCTATGAGCAGACAATCAAATGCCTCTTCAAGTGTGACAAGTGTGGCAAAGCTTTCCCAACTGAAGAGCAACTAGGAACCCACAAGGACTTGGCAAAGAGCCGACCTCACTCTTGCGCCCTGTGCTGCCGTGGATATTGGACTGAGACTCAGTTGCAACAGCACCTGGCCTGGCACGACGAGGTCCGCCGGCGACTACCAACAGAGCTTCGTTACAGACTCAGTGCTTCTGTAAGCACAGGGCCCGCTAAACTCAATGTCCCTCTGCCTGATTTGAAAGCGAAGTCATCCCTCAAGCCACCACCTACACCCCCCTCCCGGCCACAGAATAGCCACAAGTGTCAGCACTGTGGAAAAGCATTTCTATCTCCAGGTGCTCTGCATAAACACGAGGCTCAACACGACAGCGATGGCTCCTACCGTTGCTCCCTTTGTCCCCGGACCTTCAGTGAGATTCGGGACCTCATTGATCATCACCAGGAATGTATGGGTGATGACAAAGGGCAGAGAGATCCCTACACTGCTGTCTCCTCAAGAGACACTGATGGCCTTACTTGCATTGAATGTGGAATGCGTTTCAGTCGAGAGTTGGAGTTGCACCAGCACTACATTGAACATGCTCGTGGAGCATATTAG